The Moorena producens PAL-8-15-08-1 genomic interval GCAGGAATCAGAGGTTAGCTGGATGCTGGAGATTGCAGCTGAGTTAGAAGTAGCATTGCAACACGCTGAGCTACTGGAGGCACAGCGGTTAAAGTCTGAGGAATTACATCAAGCAGCAGAACGGGAACGAGTACTGACTAAGGTCACGGATAAAATTCAACAATCCCAAGACTTGCGCACTATTTTTAATGTGACTACCAACGAAGTTCGTAAACTCTTAGGGGTTGACCGTGTTACAATATATCGCTTCAATTCCGATTGGAGTGGCTCCTTTGTGGCTGAGTCTGTGGCTAGTGGCTGGATCTCCCTCATCCAGGAACAGACTAATAATCCCCTCATCAACAAAAATATTAGTGAATGTATCGTGAAAACGGTGGCTGGAAATACCCCTGAGCAGTTTAGCCAGGAAGCTCCAACCATCCGAGATAGCTATCTACAAAGCATCCAAGGCAATCTCTCTAGGGAAGAGAAACCCTTCTGGGTGGTTAGTGATATCTACGAAGGGGATTTTTCAAGTTGTTATATCGAGCAGCTAGAGCGATATCAGGCCAGAGCCTATACTATTGTGCCGATTTTCCAAGGGGATACACTGTGGGGTTTACTGGCTGCTTATCAAAATTCTGAGCCTAGGGATTGGCAAACGGAAGAGATTAATTGGATGCTTCAGATTGCCGCTCAGATGAGTGTACCGTTGCAGCGAGCTGAGTATTTGGAACAATTGCGGACGCAATCCCAAAAACTAGCAGAATTAGCATCACAGGAAAAGGAGGCTAGGGAATTATTCCAACAGCGTGCTATTGATTTGCTCACAGCTGTTCGACCTGCTCTAGACGGTGACTTGACGGTTAGAGCTCCGATTACCAATGATGAACTTGGGACTATTGCAGATGCTTACAACAACACCATTCACAGTTTACGGCAAATTGTGATCGAGGTACTCTCAGCTTCTGTGAAAGTCGCTGAAACTGCTACAGAGAGTGAAGCAGCAATTACTAAACTTTCTGAAGAAGCCCAGCATCAGTGTCAGGAGTTGACCCAAGCCATGGATCAAATCCAGAACATGGTTAACTCTACCCAAGCTGTAACCACTAGCGCCCAATCCATCGACCGAGCTGTGCAAGAGGCAAACCAAAAAGTAGCATCGGGGGAGACAGCTATGAACCGCACGGTGGAGGGAATTCTAGGAATTCGGGACAGTGTGGAGGAAGCCAGCCATCAAATTAGACAGTTAAGTCAATACTCGCAAAATGTTGACCGGGTATTGAATTTGATTAGTGATTTTGCTACCCAGACCCAGCTACTCTCCCTTAATGCTGCTATCGAAGCCACCCGAGCTGGGGAGTATGGTAAAGGTTTTGCGGTGGTAGCTGATGAGGTGCGCTCCTTAGCTCGACAGTCGGCCAAGGCAACTACGGAAATTTCTAATTTAGTGGCTGAAATCCGCACTCAGACCCGAGAGGTGATTAAAGTGACCGAAGTCGCGATCGCTCAGGTTAATACTGGCACAGAATTGGTAGAAGAAAGCAAGGGGAATCTAAATGCGATCGCATCAGCTACTGCTGAGATTAGCCAGTTAGTTGCAGGGATTACCCAGGTAACCCTAGCCCAACTCGAACAATCACAATCGGTTACCCAAACCATGAAAGAAGTTGCGGCCATATCCACCAATACCTCTGAAGACTCTGCCCAGCTTTGGGAGTCCTTCAAGGAATCCCTCACCACCATCGAAAAGCTACAGGCAGCTGTTGAGCAGTTTACCGTTAACTAGTTATAGCGCTATGGGTGGGGAGTTTGGAACCTGGGCGCGAGTAGTATGGGGAGTTTGGTAGGTTGGAGTGTGAAAAGTCATATCAGCAACTGTGAGTTAAAATGAAGCTTCCCCCACCTGGTAAACCGAGGTGGGGGTGTCCTATGCTAATCTAGGGCTAGCCGCAGCCCACAAATCACACAGACAAGCCCAGCTTCTAGGCGGTCGTCCAGAGCTTTTGCTGAAACGACCCTCGTTGTCATTTCTGCGAACGAGTTTAAGCACACCTCTAGCGCCGATATTGTAAGCACCGTTTAAGTCGGCATTGAATTGCTTACCTGAGGAGAAAGTTGCTAGGGCATAATTTCCTGAGTCACGTTTAACAATGCCTGAACCATCATAGGCAAGCTTTGAGGTATATGCTGCAACAACCTCTATTACTTTGCCTCCTAACTCAGCCCATTTCTCAAGCGTAAAATCGCGAATTTTTGCCTTGAGCCATCCGTGAAATCTTTGCCGAAGGTTAGACCGTTTTCGTCCCCCTTTTGGCTTCCATGCCTTAAGGTTCTCAAACACAATCGCTTCGGAGTTAAACTTTTCAGCAATCTCAACAATTCGCCTAGAGACTACATGACTGATTTGGTTGTTGATTCTTTGGCATTTTTGGTAGGTCTTAGAACAAAAACCCTTGTGAAGTCTGCCACCCTTCCCCATGGTTTTAGATGCACGCATAGATACAGACTTCAGTCGCTTGTCCCTGCGGT includes:
- a CDS encoding GAF domain-containing protein, with the translated sequence MSESQWDDNDSELLLENHNLLKENTPHFFNSARPNLEGFNASLDRLKTDLEQRRRVDKLDLKKNLEQFESFGQEVEQFTAGVNLEIQQLKLSYEDALQQQFQAQHEKLLELSRLMSEAGDWETLLNNTVNRVQHLSLAERVLIYRFNSSRTGIVLAEAVERGWTPSVGETLDATAFGSDLSTEYLQESRVIIDHVSNDSLTPYQLQLLDKFQVQSSLSLCLPVSGKAWGLLVLQQCQVQTNHDRSVPSWTPQQINSFQTIATELSLHLANHELRTQLQQQQAREATVAKVINKIRRSLDIKTIFQTTTQEVRQLLNTDRAVIYRFNRDWSGEFVAESVAGGWISLLQSQTNNPTLRADISECSIQQLATQPINQVDTYLQETQGGAYSRGETYRVVEDIYNQDFTPCYLQVLESYQAKAYVIVAIYQNEKLWGLLATYQNSDLRQWQESEVSWMLEIAAELEVALQHAELLEAQRLKSEELHQAAERERVLTKVTDKIQQSQDLRTIFNVTTNEVRKLLGVDRVTIYRFNSDWSGSFVAESVASGWISLIQEQTNNPLINKNISECIVKTVAGNTPEQFSQEAPTIRDSYLQSIQGNLSREEKPFWVVSDIYEGDFSSCYIEQLERYQARAYTIVPIFQGDTLWGLLAAYQNSEPRDWQTEEINWMLQIAAQMSVPLQRAEYLEQLRTQSQKLAELASQEKEARELFQQRAIDLLTAVRPALDGDLTVRAPITNDELGTIADAYNNTIHSLRQIVIEVLSASVKVAETATESEAAITKLSEEAQHQCQELTQAMDQIQNMVNSTQAVTTSAQSIDRAVQEANQKVASGETAMNRTVEGILGIRDSVEEASHQIRQLSQYSQNVDRVLNLISDFATQTQLLSLNAAIEATRAGEYGKGFAVVADEVRSLARQSAKATTEISNLVAEIRTQTREVIKVTEVAIAQVNTGTELVEESKGNLNAIASATAEISQLVAGITQVTLAQLEQSQSVTQTMKEVAAISTNTSEDSAQLWESFKESLTTIEKLQAAVEQFTVN